One genomic region from Falco rusticolus isolate bFalRus1 chromosome 19, bFalRus1.pri, whole genome shotgun sequence encodes:
- the FIGNL2 gene encoding fidgetin-like protein 2 translates to MHWSPEHAQSLNQWPEQHLDVSSTTSSPAHKSELYPSTRQRFNYAWANDDISALTASNLLKRYAEKYSGVLEAPYERPALSSYGDGAFGPVNGQKGDGEPWPVAHGSDGAYPLTPIHDGLPGAKAVVPPAVPPSGGAIGLGGSPVVSTDPMYPGNSCGGAAAGSGGLGSSQEYPSGYGGTYLPSGYCTQPAAALPPPHPPALHGSGLLQPPHPSPALVPGYGSSGPMYNYAAGSYPPQPGYGTIHPPHPSASYLPSGIAAPTPIPAPPPAARPPGVPAYGYQGAGLAPLAVPPLGTEAAGGLKRKAFDISGGEDEGEGRYRKYSYEQPKSPYPMSDNGECRGNGFGGSAESPQVAFKPGKRPGGAGSAEEHAGKYGGQPMKSLVSPPYGAGDAALRPAEPFEKFSPPLANGERAAEPGPPFPLRLPPKAPVFGSPPVEEQAKNVDPLVLELVNTKIVERGPPVQWTDIAGQVSVKATIEEELVWPILRPGAYTGASRPPRTILLFGPRGTGKTLLSRCISTQLGSTLLKLSGTTLLSTWKAEAEKILQTVFFVASCRQPAVVLITEAESLLVARAGEDGSQVSNLKSQLLSYLDNVATSSEQNVVIIGTTSRPGSMDEASHRRFAKRFYISPPDSIARRQILHHALAQQSSCLSEREMVSLVQHTESFSGGELVQLCQHAGATTLRALPGQLQPTSYQDFEKAFCKVRPAASQKELDLFLEWDKMYGTRH, encoded by the coding sequence ATGCACTGGTCACCAGAGCATGCCCAGTCCCTGAACCAGTGGCCGGAGCAGCACCTCGATGTCTCGTCCACCACCTCCTCGCCAGCCCACAAGTCCGAGCTCTACCCCAGCACCCGCCAGCGCTTCAACTACGCCTGGGCCAACGACGACATCTCTGCGCTCACCGCCTCCAACCTCCTCAAGAGGTACGCCGAGAAGTACTCGGGGGTGCTGGAGGCACCCTACGAGCGCCCGGCGCTGAGCAGCTACGGGGATGGAGCCTTCGGGCCGGTTAACGGGCAGAAAGGGGACGGGGAGCCCTGGCCAGTGGCCCACGGCTCTGACGGCGCCTACCCCCTGACCCCCATCCACGATGGCCTCCCCGGTGCCAAGGCGGTGGTGCCACCCGCCGTCCCCCCCAGCGGCGGGGCCATCGGGCTGGGCGGCTCCCCGGTGGTGTCCACCGACCCCATGTACCCCGGTAACTCCTGCGGAGGAGCCGCCGCCGGCTCTGGCGGGCTGGGGTCATCTCAGGAGTACCCCTCAGGCTACGGTGGCACCTACTTGCCCTCTGGCTACTGCACCCAGCCAGCAGCGGCGCTtccccccccgcaccccccagccctccacGGCTcggggctcctgcagcccccgcaCCCCTCGCCCGCCTTGGTGCCGGGCTACGGCTCCTCCGGCCCCATGTACAACTACGCCGCCGGCAGCTACCCGCCGCAACCGGGCTACGGCACCATCCACCCCCCGCATCCCTCCGCCTCCTACCTGCCCTCCGGCATTGCGGCGcccacccccatcccagccccgccacccgccgcccgcccgcccggggtCCCTGCCTATGGCTACCAGGGCGCCGGTTTGGCCCCCCTGGCCGTGCCGCCCCTCGGCACCGAGGCGGCGGGGGGTCTGAAGAGGAAGGCTTTCGACATCTCCGGCGGGGAGGACGAGGGGGAGGGCAGGTATAGGAAATACAGCTACGAGCAGCCAAAGTCCCCCTACCCCATGTCGGACAACGGCGAGTGCCGGGGCAACGGGTTTGGGGGCAGCGCCGAGTCCCCCCAGGTGGCCTTCAAGCCCGGGAAGCGGCCGGGGGGCGCCGGGAGCGCCGAGGAGCACGCTGGCAAGTACGGCGGGCAGCCGATGAAGAGTCTGGTCTCACCACCCTACGGCGCTGGGGATGCTGCGCTGCGGCCGGCAGAGCCCTTCGAGAAGTTCAGCCCCCCCCTCGCCAACGGGGAGCGGGCGGCCGAGCCGGGTCCCCCCTTCCCACTGCGGCTGCCCCCCAAAGCGCCGGTCTTCGGCAGCCCACCGGTAGAGGAGCAAGCCAAGAACGTTGACCCCTTGGTCTTGGAGCTGGTGAACACCAAGATCGTGGAGCGGGGGCCACCCGTGCAGTGGACGGACATCGCCGGGCAGGTCTCTGTGAAGGCCACCATCGAGGAGGAGCTGGTGTGGCCCATCCTGCGTCCCGGCGCCTACACCGGGGCGAGCCGGCCGCCCCGAACCATCCTGCTCTTCGGTCCCCGCGGCACGGGGAAGACCTTGTTGAGCCGCTGCATCTCCACCCAGCTGGGCTCCACCTTGCTGAAGCTCAGCGGGACAACCCTGCTGTCCACCTGGAAAGCTGAAGCCGAGAAGATCCTACAGACCGTCTTCTTCGTGGCCAGCTGCCGGCAGCCCGCCGTGGTGCTCATCACCGAGGCTGAATCCTTGCTGGTGGCTCGGGCTGGTGAGGACGGCAGCCAGGTGAGCAACCTCAAATCCCAGCTCCTTTCCTACCTGGATAACGTGGCTACCTCATCCGAGCAGAACGTGGTCATCATCGGGACCACCTCCCGACCCGGCAGCATGGATGAAGCATCTCACCGCCGCTTCGCCAAGAGGTTCTACATCTCCCCGCCGGACAGCATCGCCCGGCGGCAGATCCTCCATCACGCCTTGGCTCAGCAGAGCTCCTGCTTGAGCGAGCGGGAGATGGTCTCCCTGGTCCAGCACACCGAGAGCTTCTCCGGCGGCGAGCTggtccagctgtgccagcacgCCGGGGCCACCACGCTGCGCGCTTTGCCGGGCCAACTCCAGCCCACCTCCTACCAGGACTTCGAGAAAGCCTTCTGCAAGGTCCGCCCCGCCGCTTCCCAGAAGGAGCTGGACTTGTTCCTGGAGTGGGATAAAATGTACGGCACCCGGCACTGA